ACGAAGCAGCATCACTGGCGCTTCACCAGGGACGTAGCGATAACTCTGTGGCAGCAGACACCCCTCGGCATTCTCTCGTGCGGCGGCCATCGGCCCCAGCAATCTGGGCAATTGCCCTGCCGTGGGAATTCCCTTCGGGCCCAGATAGGGCGCGTGCTGAAGTTGTTGCAGAACCTGCGCCAGAGTCATCCCTGGTACAATGGTAAAATCCAGGGGTTGCGACCGCCCTGCTCGCAAGGTCTCGAGCACCTCGGCCATACTCACCCGGCCCCGAAATACATAGAGGCCGGCGTGTAGGGGCGGGCGTCCATCCACTTGCCAGAGGAGTCGAAACAAAATTGGGCTCGGCAACAAACCCATGTTATGCAGCTCCTGGATGCTGGCATCGACGCTCGCCCCGAGCCGGATGGGTACCTCCGTCCCCTGTGCTGGCAACACGATGGGGCGGTAGAGGTCCCATAGCGCCCAGCCGAGCAGCGCAGCAATCGCGCCGAGCAGCAGCAACGTCAGGCGTAGCAACCAGGATCTCACGCTTCCTCCGGGAACAATCCCAAACCACGATGCCAAGTAGCTAGACGCTGCGCCAAGCTACCCGCGGCGCCGGGAAGGCTGCGGTCTTGCCATCGTTGAACCGGCCAGAACCCAATCAGACTATTACAAAAGAGGATCTCTTCTGCCTCTGCCAGCGCGCTCGGCGTTGTCCGTACGATCTGCACCGTGAGTCCCCAGCCCTCCGCCTGGCGCAGAATTGCACCAAGCTGAACTCCGCGGATTCCGCCATCATGCAGATCCGGGGTATAAAGCGTCTCCCCGCGACGCCAGAGGACGTTGCTCTGAATACCCTCGCGCAGGCATCCCTGCTGGTCGCAGAGCACTGCCTCCTGCCAACCTTCGGGCAAGGCGCGACGTGCCATAATCTGATTGAGGCGGTTCAAGGATTTCAGCGCCAAATAGGACGCACCGCATTGCAGAGGGACCGTGGATAAACCCGCGCGGACGCCATCGCGCCAATACGCTGTCGGGCGTGCGGGCCAGTCCTGCACGAGGAAGACGATCTGCCCCGCACTTTCCTTGGGAGTGACATAGCCTTGACCATCCCGACGAAACAACAGGATCTTCAGCACCAAACGCCGAGAGGTCGCAATATCGGGGTATCTCTTCTGCAGGTCCTGCCAATGGGCCAGCAGTATGGCAGCGTCCGGAACGGCAATTCCCAAAACGGCGGCGCCGTGGCGCAGCCGATGCAGGTGCTCCTGCCAAAATAAGGGCTCGGAGGAAATTACCGCAATGGTTTCGAAGAGTCCATCGCCATACTGTGCGGCACGTGCGAACGGGAACGAGGTTACGGGGTCCTGAAAGACGCCATCGACACTGCAGGCGAGGACCGTCACAGGTCCTCAGTCGTGGAACTTGCGGAATACGAGAGTGCTGTTGGTACCACCAAAACCGAAGGAATTACTCAACGCGACCTCGATAGACTGCCGCCGGGCCACGTTGGCCACATAATCCAGATCACAACCCTCCCCCGGCTGTTCCAGATTGATGGTGGGCGGCAGGATGCCGTCGTGGATCGCCAGCGTAGTGAAGACCGCTTCGACCCCGCCGGCAGCGCCGAGAAGGTGTCCGGTCATGGACTTGGTCGAACTCATTGCGAGCCTCTTCGCGTGCTCGCCAAATACCGCTTTGACCGCTTCGGTTTCGGCCAAATCACCCAACGGCGTCGAAGTACCGTGGGCGTTGATGTAGTCCACGGCATCCACCGGCAAACCGGCATTCCGCAAGGCTACCTGCATGCAGCGCGCGGCACCCTCTCCGCCGCTGGCGGGTTGCGTCATGTGATAGGCATCGGCGCTCATGCCGTAGCCAACAAGTTCTGCATAGATCTTTGCACCGCGCCGTTGCGCGAATTCAAGTTCTTCCAGAACCAGGATACCGGCACCCTCGGCGAGGACAAAACCATCGCGCCCCTCGTCCCAGGGGCGACTCGCCTTCTCCGGGTCTTCATTTCGGGTCGACAACGCCCGGGCAGCAGAAAATCCTCCCAATCCCAAGGGGCTGATGGCAGCCTCCGCACCACCGGCGATCATTACATCGGCATCGCCGTATTCAATGAGCCGCGCCGCATCGCCGATAGAGTGCGTTGCCGTCGAGCAGGCAGTCGCCATGGCAATGTTTGGGCCCTTCGCCCCATACAGTATCGATACATGACCAGACACCATATTGACGATACAACGCGGAATGAAGAACGGGGAAATGCGCCGCGGCCCGCTCTCAGTCACGACGGAATGCTCGGACTCAATGCCTGGTAGGCCACCAATACCACTGCCAATGGAAACACCTACGCGCTCAGCAATTTCCGGGGTAATCTTGAGCCCCGAGTCTTCCATTGCCTCCATGCTGGCGGCGAGACCGTAATGGATGAACAACTCCATCTTGCGCGCTTCTTTGACGGGCAAATACTGGCCGACATCGAAGCCTTTCACTTCGCCGGCGATCTGTGAGGCGTAGGACTCCGGATCAATGCGCGTAACCCGGGCAATACCACTGCGGCCGCGGACGATGCTATCCCAAGAGGCGGCGACACCGATCCCGACCGGAGAGACGATCCCCAGACCGGTAACCACGACACGTCTTTTCAACGCAGGCACTCCAAAAGGTACGGAGAAATGATCTCAGGCATCCTGCTTGGGCAAATGCGCACTGACGTAGTCGATAGCCTGCTGCACCGTGGAAATTTTTTCGGCTTCTTCGTCGGGAATTTCGCAGTCGAATTCTTCCTCGAGAGCCATCACCAACTCGACGTTGTCGAGGGAATCGGCGCCCAAATCGTCAGCAAACGACGCTTCGTTGGTGACCTCATCCTCATTCACACCCAGTTGCTCGACGACCACTTTCTTTACACGTGCTGCGATATCATCCATGGGAGAGACTCCTCAGTTGGTAAAAATTATTTTCGGCAGAATTGGACCACAGCTGGCGCCGTCCTGTAAAGGAAAAAGGCATCATCCCATCCACAATCCGCCATTCACCTGCAGGGTTTCGCCGGTGATATAGGCAGCTTGTGCAGAGGCGAGGAAGGCGACGGCAGCCGCCACATCCGCCCCGCTACCCAGGCGGCCAGCGGGAATCTGCTGTAACAGATGTTCACGCTGTGCCTCGTTCAAGGCGGCGGTCATATCGGTGGCGATGAACCCCGGGGCGACACAATTGACGGTGACCCCGCGCGCAGCGACCTCGCGCGCCAGGGCGCGGCTGAAACCCATGACGCCGGCCTTGGCGGCAGCATAATTGCTCTGTCCAGCGTTGCCCATCATCCCCACCACCGAAGTGATGCTGATGATGCGCCCGTACTGCGCCTTGATCATGTCGCGCACACAGAGGCGACTGAGGCGATAGACGGCGCGCAGATTGGTTTGCAGCACCCGGTCCCAGTCCTCGTCCTTCATACGCAACAACAACTGATCGCGGGTGATTCCCGCATTGTTCACGAGGACGCTGGGGCTTCCCAGCTCGGCCCGGATCTGCGCCAACGTGGCATCCATGGCAGCGTCGTCAGTCACATCGAGAACGTAGCCTCGTCCCTGCTCCCCCAACGTATCGCTGAGAGCCGCTGCCCCGGCTGCACTGGTCGCGGTAGCAGCCACCCGGGCACCAAGGTTGCGGAATTCTTCGACCAACGCAGCACCAATACCGCGACTGCCACCGGTAATCAGCACCAATTGCCCGGCCAATGCGTTGCTCATCAGAGATCCTCCAGCGCCGTGACGAAACTCTTTTCGTCATCGAGAGACAACATGCGCAGACTGGGCTCAATGCGCTTGCCCAACCCGGACAGGACTTTACCCGGGCCCATCTCGACGAAAGTAGTGGCCCCTTGTCGGGCCAGGAAGCGAATACTTTCGGTCCAGCGCACCGGGGAAAAGATCTGCCGGCGCAAGGCCTCACGAATGGCCGCCGGCTCGCGATGCGTTTGCGCGTCCACATTGTGCACTAGCAGCGCATTGGGACTACGGAATTCCACGTTGGCAAGGTCAAGCGCAAATTCCTCGGCCGCCTCGGTCATCAGAGAACAGTGGCTGGGGACACTCACGGGCAAGAGCACGACTTTTTTGGCCCCGGCATCCTTGGCCCGCTCGCTGAGCCGCTCGACGGCAGCGCGTTGTCCTGCCACAACGATCTGCCCCGGCGCATTGAGGTTTGCAAGCTCCAGGACCTGACCCTGCGCCTCCCGCTGACAAAGGGCGCGCAGATCCTCTTCGCTGATGCCGAGAACCGCGGCCATCGCCCCTTCGCCCTCAGGCACGGCGTTTTGCATGAGTTCTCCGCGGCGTGCAACCAGCCGAAGGGCGCTGGCAAAATCCAAGCTGCCGGCGACCACCAACGCGGTATATTCGCCCAAGGAGTGGCCGGCAACGAAGTCGGGACTGGACCCGCCCTCCTCCTCCCAAGCACGGAACATGGCATAGCCCGCGGTGAGCATCAGCGGTTGCGTCCAGCGGGTCTGGTTCAGCTCCTCGAGCGGACCTTCCTGCGCCAACTGCCAAAGATCGCGATGCAACAGATCAGAGGCCTCGGCAAAAATCTCTCGCAGCACCGGGCGCCCGGCACTGATAGCGGCGAGCATGCCGATGGATTGCGATCCTTGACCCGGAAAAACAAAGGCAATCGAACCCTGCACTGTACTCTCCTTGCTACGAATGTGGTGGCCGTACGCTCAGGTCCAGCGTAGCAGCGCCGAGCCCCAGGTAAAACCTCCGCCAAAAGCCTCCAGCAGCAGTAGCTGCCCTCGGCGGAAACAATTGCGCTGCACTGCATAGTCCAGGGCCAGAGGTACCGAGGCCGCCGACACATTGCCGTGCTCGCCCACCGTTATCACCACCCGCTCCATGGGCAAGGCCAGTTTTTCTGCGGTGGCTTGGATGATACGGATATTGGCTTGGTGCGGTACCAGCCAGTCAATATCGCTCCCCTGCAAGCCATTGGCTGCCAAGGTTTCCTGCACAATTTCGCCCAGCGTGCGCACGGCCATGCGAAATACCGCATTGCCCTGCATGGTCAAGTGGGTCTCCGCTTGCGGGA
This sequence is a window from Acidithiobacillus sp. AMEEHan. Protein-coding genes within it:
- the fabF gene encoding beta-ketoacyl-ACP synthase II, which codes for MKRRVVVTGLGIVSPVGIGVAASWDSIVRGRSGIARVTRIDPESYASQIAGEVKGFDVGQYLPVKEARKMELFIHYGLAASMEAMEDSGLKITPEIAERVGVSIGSGIGGLPGIESEHSVVTESGPRRISPFFIPRCIVNMVSGHVSILYGAKGPNIAMATACSTATHSIGDAARLIEYGDADVMIAGGAEAAISPLGLGGFSAARALSTRNEDPEKASRPWDEGRDGFVLAEGAGILVLEELEFAQRRGAKIYAELVGYGMSADAYHMTQPASGGEGAARCMQVALRNAGLPVDAVDYINAHGTSTPLGDLAETEAVKAVFGEHAKRLAMSSTKSMTGHLLGAAGGVEAVFTTLAIHDGILPPTINLEQPGEGCDLDYVANVARRQSIEVALSNSFGFGGTNSTLVFRKFHD
- the acpP gene encoding acyl carrier protein, producing the protein MDDIAARVKKVVVEQLGVNEDEVTNEASFADDLGADSLDNVELVMALEEEFDCEIPDEEAEKISTVQQAIDYVSAHLPKQDA
- the fabG gene encoding 3-oxoacyl-ACP reductase FabG; its protein translation is MSNALAGQLVLITGGSRGIGAALVEEFRNLGARVAATATSAAGAAALSDTLGEQGRGYVLDVTDDAAMDATLAQIRAELGSPSVLVNNAGITRDQLLLRMKDEDWDRVLQTNLRAVYRLSRLCVRDMIKAQYGRIISITSVVGMMGNAGQSNYAAAKAGVMGFSRALAREVAARGVTVNCVAPGFIATDMTAALNEAQREHLLQQIPAGRLGSGADVAAAVAFLASAQAAYITGETLQVNGGLWMG
- the mltG gene encoding endolytic transglycosylase MltG, which translates into the protein MRSWLLRLTLLLLGAIAALLGWALWDLYRPIVLPAQGTEVPIRLGASVDASIQELHNMGLLPSPILFRLLWQVDGRPPLHAGLYVFRGRVSMAEVLETLRAGRSQPLDFTIVPGMTLAQVLQQLQHAPYLGPKGIPTAGQLPRLLGPMAAARENAEGCLLPQSYRYVPGEAPVMLLRQAAQAMQQTLQKLWMQRAPKLPLNSPYEALILASIVQREGAPLAQQKRIAAVFINRLRIGMPLQSDPTVIYALGKAYDGHLQPAQMQVQSPYNTYLHSGLPPGPIAMPSQQALEAVLHPAAGDDLYFIAKGNEYHYSAGFAEHQRQIQRYLQAGIKNG
- the pabC gene encoding aminodeoxychorismate lyase, yielding MTVLACSVDGVFQDPVTSFPFARAAQYGDGLFETIAVISSEPLFWQEHLHRLRHGAAVLGIAVPDAAILLAHWQDLQKRYPDIATSRRLVLKILLFRRDGQGYVTPKESAGQIVFLVQDWPARPTAYWRDGVRAGLSTVPLQCGASYLALKSLNRLNQIMARRALPEGWQEAVLCDQQGCLREGIQSNVLWRRGETLYTPDLHDGGIRGVQLGAILRQAEGWGLTVQIVRTTPSALAEAEEILFCNSLIGFWPVQRWQDRSLPGAAGSLAQRLATWHRGLGLFPEEA
- the fabD gene encoding ACP S-malonyltransferase — encoded protein: MQGSIAFVFPGQGSQSIGMLAAISAGRPVLREIFAEASDLLHRDLWQLAQEGPLEELNQTRWTQPLMLTAGYAMFRAWEEEGGSSPDFVAGHSLGEYTALVVAGSLDFASALRLVARRGELMQNAVPEGEGAMAAVLGISEEDLRALCQREAQGQVLELANLNAPGQIVVAGQRAAVERLSERAKDAGAKKVVLLPVSVPSHCSLMTEAAEEFALDLANVEFRSPNALLVHNVDAQTHREPAAIREALRRQIFSPVRWTESIRFLARQGATTFVEMGPGKVLSGLGKRIEPSLRMLSLDDEKSFVTALEDL